In Microbacterium sp. 1.5R, the following are encoded in one genomic region:
- a CDS encoding beta strand repeat-containing protein, whose protein sequence is MSIRGARKRHQPTETQQATPRWGRTARKLVSGLVTTAVVASSMVLIGGTVTAAPAAAADPFLCTPGAVFVQSTTEIREFAVNEQGGAPGDGGALGTISFGTGHSDNGLGISAGGRYAYTVTNTSSNKVLAKHDRVTDQTTRTPFTLSSAVLRGAVNPVTGVYYFASGTAGNAINIYAWNEGVTPQTYVQVGTLRPTAGSSAFGANGDMAFSASGQLVLVADQDIYAADLPTELVSSTATIDAKQVHDLGDGVQGNGIAFGNLGHIFVSVSSGGNRIIEVDLPRGETVNTTLLGSFSPTDMSSCTFPNTLTLKKDLPDGRHAPTDQFALSIQSPDGYSVAQTSATTTGDEPGVQRDYAGPVFTNQGDTFDLAEAAAGSADPTGYDSSLVCEQINGDGSTTPVAVSDSGQVTQPAGPLGTDVTCVYSNVLLTPGLDLRKTSDPADGTAVAAGQRITYQVAVENTGNTVLNDVEIADDLSGVFSFAEYQDDLATTVDGIDLVESGAAITRGMLTWTGALEPGQIMTFTYSVIVDDDVEGESIANSVTASGTPPGGDPIVPPVVTTEHPVAGFTLTKTADPTSGAVVQPGQIIDYTVTGTNTGATALDPASIADDLTDVLAHAEYNADIATAVDGTPVAAGAATLTGTDLAWSGTLQPGQVVTITYSVTVGDDASGQVLSNVASGTATPTTPNPADPTGPQIPGEPIVPPTAVTQHPVLGSGFTISKTADPASGTAVSAGDMIEYTVTGTNTGDTDLSPVAITDDLTAVLDDAAYNDDVTADRGSAIAADGMLTWTGSIPRGESVTIRYSVTVDAGVESALLRNVANGVATPRIPADPSDPEGPSTPGTPITPPQVETAHPVVDTGFEVTKTSDPASGTAVSPGDTIEYTVTGTNTGTTVLDPAAITDDLSAVLANAVYNGDVSATTGTVDVTGSQLSWTGALGAGDDVVITYTVTVDDDATGVLLRNTAEGAATPLIPSDPTDPESPTTPGTPVSPPPATTQHPVVAPGFEVSKTADPVTGTAVDPGSVIEYTVTGTNTGDTVLDPAAISDDLAGVLANASYNDDVDATRGDAAVTDSTLTWIGSLEPGEDVVITYSVTVDGGAGGETITNTVTGEATPLVPSDPSDPASPTTPGAPIVPPTAVTEHRVNEPGFAFSKTADPASGTAVDPGAVITYVLTGVNTGETALDSVEIVDDLSSVLDHASLDADPVATIIGGVETPVAVVDGELSWTGALAVGQTVTITYSVTVGPDAAGELIENSATAIATPPGGEEITPPPATTTNPVNEPGFSVSKSAAPASGTAIDPGAVVTYTVTGVNTGETVLDPVDIRDDLSDVLDDAGFNDDAIALVDGSPASAPQLVGETLSWTGALGIGETVTITYSVTVNADAGGGTLENSVTGGATPPGGVPPIETPPAVTVNPINEPGFELVKTADPASGTRVDPGSIITYTVTGINTGATALDPVTISDDLSNVLAHAEYNGDVSAAVDGTPVAAPIVQGDELSWQGALAVGERVAITYSVTVDADAGGATISNVADGTATAPGGAELTPPPASTEHSVGAPGFTFAKTANVGSGTAVAVGSVVTYTLTGVNTGETDLDEVVVSDDLSKVLDHAALTGVVTATVGDHEVAAPVVTDSGLHWVGALAEGETVTVTYSVTVDADAAGATLENVATALATSPGDAPLPVVESATVHPVQSPLAITGGQLAPWVLVLALTLLLGGAALLILRRRASID, encoded by the coding sequence GTGAGTATTCGTGGTGCGCGAAAGCGCCATCAACCGACCGAGACACAGCAGGCGACGCCACGCTGGGGGAGGACGGCGCGCAAGCTCGTCAGCGGTCTCGTCACCACAGCGGTCGTCGCGTCGTCGATGGTCTTGATCGGCGGTACGGTCACGGCCGCCCCCGCTGCGGCCGCCGACCCGTTCCTCTGCACGCCCGGGGCGGTCTTCGTGCAGAGCACGACGGAGATCCGCGAGTTCGCGGTGAACGAGCAGGGCGGCGCGCCCGGTGACGGCGGCGCCCTCGGCACGATCAGCTTCGGCACCGGCCACTCCGACAACGGTCTCGGCATCTCTGCCGGTGGCCGCTACGCCTACACGGTGACGAACACGTCGTCGAACAAGGTGCTGGCGAAGCACGACCGGGTCACCGATCAGACCACGCGCACCCCGTTCACGCTCAGCTCCGCCGTGCTGCGTGGGGCAGTGAACCCGGTGACCGGGGTCTACTACTTCGCGAGCGGCACTGCCGGCAACGCGATCAACATCTACGCCTGGAACGAGGGCGTCACCCCGCAGACCTACGTGCAGGTCGGCACGCTGCGTCCCACCGCAGGCAGCAGCGCCTTCGGTGCGAACGGCGACATGGCCTTCAGCGCCTCCGGCCAGCTCGTGCTCGTCGCAGATCAGGACATCTACGCCGCCGACCTGCCCACTGAACTCGTGTCGAGCACCGCCACCATCGACGCCAAGCAGGTGCATGACCTCGGTGACGGTGTGCAGGGCAACGGCATCGCCTTCGGCAACCTCGGCCACATCTTCGTCTCGGTCTCGAGCGGTGGCAACCGCATCATCGAGGTCGACCTTCCGCGAGGCGAGACGGTCAACACGACACTCCTCGGCAGCTTCTCGCCGACCGACATGTCGAGCTGCACGTTCCCGAACACCCTCACGCTCAAGAAGGACCTGCCGGATGGGCGCCACGCGCCGACCGACCAGTTCGCGCTCAGCATCCAGTCGCCCGACGGATACAGCGTCGCGCAGACCTCCGCCACGACGACCGGTGATGAGCCGGGCGTCCAGCGTGACTACGCCGGTCCGGTGTTCACGAACCAGGGCGACACGTTCGACCTCGCAGAGGCGGCCGCGGGCTCGGCCGACCCGACAGGTTACGACTCCTCTCTGGTCTGCGAGCAGATCAACGGAGACGGCTCGACCACACCCGTCGCCGTGAGCGACTCCGGACAGGTCACCCAGCCGGCTGGTCCTCTCGGCACCGACGTCACCTGCGTCTACTCCAACGTCCTCCTCACGCCCGGGCTCGACCTGCGCAAGACCTCCGACCCGGCAGACGGCACCGCCGTCGCGGCGGGGCAGCGGATCACCTACCAGGTCGCGGTGGAGAACACCGGGAACACCGTGCTGAACGATGTCGAGATCGCCGACGACCTGAGCGGGGTCTTCTCGTTCGCCGAGTACCAGGACGACCTCGCGACGACCGTCGACGGCATCGATCTCGTCGAGAGCGGTGCCGCCATCACCCGCGGCATGCTCACGTGGACGGGAGCCCTCGAGCCGGGGCAGATCATGACCTTCACCTACTCGGTGATCGTCGACGACGACGTCGAGGGCGAGAGCATCGCCAACAGCGTCACGGCTTCGGGCACGCCTCCGGGAGGCGACCCGATCGTTCCTCCGGTCGTCACGACCGAGCACCCGGTCGCGGGCTTCACCCTCACCAAGACGGCTGATCCCACCTCGGGCGCCGTGGTGCAGCCGGGCCAGATCATCGACTACACCGTCACCGGCACCAACACCGGTGCCACCGCTCTCGACCCGGCTTCCATCGCCGACGACCTCACCGACGTGCTCGCGCACGCCGAGTACAACGCGGACATCGCGACCGCCGTCGACGGCACCCCGGTCGCCGCCGGCGCAGCCACCCTCACGGGCACCGACCTCGCCTGGAGCGGCACGCTGCAGCCCGGACAGGTCGTGACGATCACCTACTCGGTGACCGTCGGCGACGACGCATCAGGCCAGGTTCTCAGCAACGTCGCCTCAGGCACCGCCACCCCGACGACGCCGAATCCCGCAGACCCGACCGGCCCGCAGATCCCCGGCGAGCCCATCGTCCCTCCGACGGCGGTGACCCAGCATCCCGTGCTCGGGTCGGGCTTCACGATCAGCAAGACCGCCGACCCGGCATCGGGCACCGCGGTCTCGGCCGGCGACATGATCGAGTACACGGTCACCGGAACCAACACCGGCGACACCGACCTCTCTCCAGTGGCCATCACCGACGACCTCACGGCCGTGCTCGATGACGCCGCGTACAACGACGATGTGACTGCCGATCGCGGCAGCGCGATCGCGGCAGACGGCATGCTCACCTGGACGGGCTCGATCCCGCGGGGCGAATCCGTCACGATCCGGTACTCGGTCACCGTCGACGCCGGCGTCGAGAGCGCCCTGCTCCGCAACGTCGCGAACGGTGTGGCGACCCCGCGGATACCCGCCGACCCGAGCGACCCCGAGGGTCCGTCGACTCCCGGCACGCCGATCACTCCGCCGCAGGTGGAGACCGCGCATCCCGTCGTCGACACCGGCTTCGAGGTCACCAAGACCTCTGATCCGGCCTCCGGCACGGCCGTGAGTCCTGGCGACACCATCGAGTACACGGTCACGGGAACGAACACGGGCACCACCGTGCTCGACCCCGCGGCGATCACCGACGACCTGTCGGCCGTTCTCGCGAACGCCGTCTACAACGGCGACGTCTCGGCGACCACAGGCACGGTCGATGTGACCGGATCCCAGCTCAGCTGGACGGGCGCACTCGGAGCCGGTGATGACGTCGTGATCACCTACACGGTGACCGTGGATGACGACGCGACCGGCGTGCTGCTGCGCAACACCGCCGAGGGTGCGGCCACGCCGCTGATCCCGTCGGACCCGACCGATCCGGAGAGCCCGACCACTCCGGGCACTCCGGTGTCGCCGCCTCCCGCGACGACCCAGCATCCGGTCGTGGCGCCCGGCTTCGAGGTCAGCAAGACCGCCGACCCGGTCACCGGCACCGCTGTAGACCCGGGCAGCGTGATCGAGTACACCGTGACCGGCACGAACACGGGCGACACCGTGCTCGACCCGGCCGCGATCTCGGACGACCTCGCCGGTGTGCTGGCGAACGCCTCATACAACGACGATGTCGATGCCACGCGTGGTGACGCCGCGGTGACCGACAGCACTCTCACCTGGATCGGTTCGCTCGAGCCGGGTGAGGACGTCGTGATCACCTACTCGGTGACCGTCGACGGCGGTGCCGGAGGCGAGACCATCACCAACACGGTGACGGGAGAGGCGACGCCGCTGGTTCCGTCCGATCCGAGTGACCCGGCGAGCCCGACGACACCGGGCGCGCCCATCGTGCCGCCGACCGCGGTCACCGAACACCGGGTCAACGAGCCCGGCTTCGCGTTCTCGAAGACGGCCGATCCGGCATCCGGAACCGCGGTGGACCCGGGCGCCGTGATCACCTATGTGCTGACCGGAGTGAACACCGGCGAGACGGCGCTCGACAGCGTCGAGATCGTCGACGACCTCTCGAGCGTCCTGGATCACGCCTCGCTCGACGCCGATCCCGTCGCGACGATCATCGGCGGCGTGGAGACGCCTGTCGCGGTCGTCGACGGCGAGCTCTCGTGGACGGGTGCGCTCGCCGTCGGACAGACGGTCACCATCACCTATTCGGTGACGGTCGGACCGGATGCCGCCGGCGAACTGATCGAGAACTCGGCGACGGCCATCGCGACGCCTCCGGGCGGCGAGGAGATCACACCGCCCCCGGCCACGACGACGAACCCGGTCAACGAGCCCGGCTTCTCGGTGTCGAAGAGCGCCGCTCCCGCTTCGGGCACGGCCATCGACCCCGGTGCCGTCGTCACCTACACGGTGACCGGCGTGAACACCGGCGAGACCGTGCTCGACCCCGTCGACATCCGCGATGACCTCTCGGACGTGCTCGACGACGCCGGGTTCAACGACGACGCGATCGCCCTGGTGGACGGTTCACCGGCTTCTGCTCCGCAACTCGTGGGCGAGACGCTCTCGTGGACGGGCGCACTCGGGATCGGAGAGACCGTCACGATCACCTACTCGGTGACAGTGAACGCGGATGCCGGTGGCGGGACGCTCGAGAACTCGGTGACGGGCGGCGCGACTCCTCCCGGAGGGGTGCCTCCGATCGAGACGCCCCCGGCGGTCACGGTGAACCCGATCAACGAGCCCGGATTCGAGCTCGTGAAGACCGCCGACCCGGCCTCGGGGACGCGGGTCGACCCGGGAAGCATCATCACCTACACCGTGACGGGCATCAACACCGGTGCGACCGCGCTCGACCCTGTGACGATCAGTGACGACCTCTCGAACGTCCTCGCCCACGCCGAATACAACGGCGATGTGTCGGCCGCTGTCGACGGCACGCCCGTCGCAGCGCCGATCGTGCAGGGCGATGAGCTCTCGTGGCAGGGTGCTCTCGCGGTCGGCGAGCGGGTCGCGATCACGTACTCCGTGACGGTGGATGCCGACGCGGGCGGTGCGACGATCTCGAACGTCGCCGACGGCACCGCCACCGCCCCCGGCGGCGCCGAGCTCACGCCTCCTCCGGCATCGACGGAGCACAGTGTCGGCGCTCCGGGCTTCACGTTCGCGAAGACCGCGAACGTGGGCTCCGGGACGGCCGTGGCCGTGGGCAGCGTGGTCACCTACACGCTCACCGGCGTCAACACCGGGGAGACCGACCTCGACGAGGTCGTCGTCAGCGACGATCTCTCCAAGGTGCTGGACCACGCGGCACTGACCGGTGTCGTCACCGCGACCGTCGGCGATCACGAGGTCGCCGCACCCGTGGTCACGGACAGCGGGCTGCACTGGGTCGGCGCCCTCGCCGAGGGGGAGACGGTGACGGTCACGTACTCGGTGACCGTGGATGCGGATGCCGCGGGGGCCACGCTGGAGAACGTGGCCACGGCGCTGGCGACGAGCCCGGGGGATGCGCCTCTCCCGGTCGTCGAGAGCGCGACCGTTCATCCGGTCCAGTCGCCTCTGGCGATCACGGGCGGTCAGCTCGCACCCTGGGTGCTGGTGCTCGCGCTGACCCTGCTCCTGGGGGGAGCAGCGCTCCTGATCCTGCGCCGCCGCGCATCGATCGACTGA
- a CDS encoding ABC transporter substrate-binding protein: MPSSLRLRAVTALAASGCALLLLAGCAAEPTAVTDAAGESAGTHDVEHARGTTAVPDEPQRVVTLEPLELDTAVAVGIEPVGAAVASNVAGAPAYLGADDVEPVGTVPEPDLEAIAALEPDLILGTEARHSELYEQLSAIAPTVFIETQADPWRDNAMLIGEALGREAEVADLLSAVDDRCESLAGEYAIDGESVQLIRPRDETTLSLYGPVSFSGSLLECAGFTIPAQEWADGLQADISPENIVSAAADHVFVTVTDVDEASEIPTAITQNAAAFPSVTPVDTSYWVSGVGPKGAQAVLDDIEAYLEESR, from the coding sequence ATGCCCTCCAGCCTCCGTCTTCGCGCCGTCACGGCCTTGGCCGCCTCAGGATGCGCACTGCTTCTGCTCGCCGGCTGCGCCGCTGAGCCGACCGCCGTCACCGATGCGGCGGGGGAATCCGCCGGCACCCACGACGTCGAGCATGCCCGCGGCACCACCGCGGTCCCCGACGAGCCGCAGCGCGTGGTGACCCTCGAACCGCTCGAGCTCGACACCGCCGTCGCGGTCGGCATCGAGCCGGTCGGCGCTGCGGTCGCGAGCAACGTCGCAGGAGCACCGGCATACCTCGGCGCCGACGACGTCGAGCCCGTGGGCACTGTTCCCGAACCCGACCTCGAGGCCATCGCCGCGCTCGAGCCCGATCTGATCCTCGGAACCGAGGCCCGGCACTCCGAGCTCTACGAGCAGCTCTCGGCGATCGCCCCGACCGTGTTCATCGAGACCCAGGCCGACCCGTGGCGAGACAACGCCATGCTCATCGGCGAAGCGCTGGGCCGCGAGGCCGAGGTCGCCGATCTGCTCTCGGCCGTCGACGACCGGTGCGAGTCGCTGGCCGGCGAGTATGCGATCGACGGCGAGAGCGTGCAGCTGATCCGCCCCCGCGACGAGACGACCCTGAGCCTCTACGGACCGGTGTCGTTCTCGGGCAGCCTCCTCGAGTGCGCCGGGTTCACGATCCCCGCGCAGGAGTGGGCCGATGGGCTGCAGGCAGACATCTCGCCCGAGAACATCGTCTCGGCGGCAGCGGACCATGTGTTCGTCACCGTGACCGACGTCGACGAGGCCTCGGAGATCCCCACCGCGATCACGCAGAACGCCGCAGCCTTCCCCTCGGTCACCCCTGTCGACACGAGCTACTGGGTCTCAGGAGTCGGGCCGAAGGGCGCACAGGCCGTGCTCGATGACATCGAGGCGTACCTCGAAGAGAGCCGGTGA
- a CDS encoding iron chelate uptake ABC transporter family permease subunit, protein MTTLTPVETSGAPHARIPRRGRRAVVGAIVLLAALAAAVVLSLAIGANPLSPEAVWTTLRGAGTTEMDYIVLELRIPRTVTGIVAGAALGVAGALIQAFTRNPLADPGILGVNAGAALAVALGVSLLGLRDVSQFVWFAFVGALIVTVAVYLIGSAGRGSADPLRLTLAGVALGAVLSGITTGISLSDPEAFDSMRSWNAGTLLGRGFDVIVPVLPFVAAGVVLALLLGPGLNAIGLGEDVARAQGANVAGIRVGVIIAVTLLAGAATALAGPISFIGLMVPHVIRWTFGVDQRVILPLSAVLAPVILLLADVLGRVIIAPAEVPVGIVAAFVGAPVLIALARRGQVSAL, encoded by the coding sequence GTGACGACTCTCACCCCGGTCGAGACGTCGGGGGCTCCGCACGCGCGGATCCCCCGACGCGGCCGTCGTGCGGTCGTCGGTGCGATCGTCCTTCTTGCTGCGCTCGCGGCCGCCGTCGTCCTCTCCCTCGCGATCGGCGCGAATCCCCTCTCCCCCGAAGCGGTCTGGACGACCCTGCGGGGCGCGGGCACGACCGAGATGGATTACATCGTGCTCGAGTTGCGCATACCTCGCACCGTCACGGGGATCGTCGCCGGTGCGGCGCTGGGTGTGGCCGGCGCTCTCATCCAGGCCTTCACCCGTAATCCGCTCGCCGACCCGGGCATCCTCGGCGTGAACGCCGGCGCCGCGCTCGCGGTCGCCCTCGGCGTGAGCCTGCTCGGCCTGCGCGACGTCTCGCAGTTCGTCTGGTTCGCCTTCGTCGGCGCCCTCATCGTCACGGTGGCCGTCTACCTGATCGGCTCGGCGGGACGCGGCTCCGCTGACCCGCTCCGCCTCACGCTCGCCGGGGTCGCACTCGGAGCCGTGCTCTCCGGCATCACGACGGGCATCTCCCTCAGCGATCCGGAAGCCTTCGACTCGATGCGCAGCTGGAACGCCGGAACGCTGCTCGGACGTGGTTTCGACGTCATCGTTCCCGTCCTCCCGTTCGTCGCTGCCGGGGTCGTGCTCGCGCTGCTGCTCGGTCCGGGTCTGAACGCCATCGGCCTCGGCGAAGACGTCGCTCGGGCACAGGGCGCGAATGTTGCAGGCATCCGCGTCGGGGTCATCATCGCCGTCACACTTCTCGCGGGCGCGGCGACCGCCCTCGCCGGCCCGATCTCGTTCATCGGGCTGATGGTGCCGCACGTGATCCGCTGGACGTTCGGCGTCGACCAGCGAGTGATCCTGCCGCTCTCCGCCGTGCTGGCACCGGTGATCCTGCTTCTCGCCGACGTCCTCGGCCGGGTCATCATCGCCCCGGCGGAAGTGCCTGTCGGAATCGTCGCGGCATTCGTCGGAGCGCCGGTGCTGATCGCGCTGGCGCGACGAGGCCAGGTGAGTGCCCTGTGA
- a CDS encoding FecCD family ABC transporter permease codes for MSASIASALTDASRSRMILHLGPLRMPVRRRSILVGVAAAATLIVLGILALGLGSYPLIPQEVVQTLLGGGDALHRTVVIDWRLPRAIAAITVGALLGIAGALFQTVTRNPLASPDILGLSNGAFTGMLIALVLVSGSWPVLTAGSLIGGFATAVVIWLLSARGGVHGFRLIVVGIGVSAILASLNTWLLLQIELETAMFASAWGTGSLNGVTAGPLAGALLCALPFAVAALLLVPRLRQLELGDDTAAATGARPGRIRVVALLIGVALVAAATTVAGPVAFVALAAPQIARLVARTPHLSLMLSALFGGVLLLGADLIAQHMLPTALPVGVVTVSVGGAYLVLMIILEIRRRA; via the coding sequence GTGAGCGCGTCGATCGCCTCGGCGCTCACGGACGCCTCCCGCTCCAGGATGATCCTGCACCTGGGGCCGCTGCGGATGCCGGTTCGCCGGCGCAGCATCCTCGTCGGCGTCGCTGCAGCGGCCACTCTGATCGTTCTGGGCATCCTGGCGCTGGGGCTGGGGAGCTATCCCCTCATTCCCCAGGAGGTCGTGCAGACGCTGCTCGGCGGGGGCGACGCCCTGCACCGCACGGTCGTGATCGACTGGCGCCTGCCACGCGCGATCGCGGCGATCACCGTCGGTGCGCTCCTGGGCATCGCCGGCGCGCTCTTCCAGACCGTCACGAGGAATCCGCTCGCGAGCCCCGACATCCTCGGCCTGTCCAACGGCGCGTTCACGGGCATGCTGATCGCGCTGGTGCTGGTCTCGGGGAGCTGGCCGGTACTCACCGCCGGGTCTCTCATCGGCGGCTTCGCGACAGCCGTGGTGATCTGGCTGTTGTCGGCACGAGGCGGTGTGCACGGCTTCCGCCTCATCGTCGTGGGCATCGGAGTCTCGGCGATCCTCGCCTCTCTCAACACCTGGCTGCTCCTGCAGATCGAGCTCGAGACCGCGATGTTCGCGTCTGCCTGGGGCACTGGATCACTGAACGGCGTCACGGCAGGCCCGCTCGCGGGCGCGCTCCTGTGCGCCCTGCCGTTCGCCGTCGCAGCCCTTCTCCTGGTGCCGCGACTGCGCCAGCTCGAGCTGGGCGACGACACGGCCGCAGCCACAGGGGCCCGGCCGGGGCGGATCCGGGTCGTGGCGCTGCTCATCGGCGTCGCACTCGTCGCCGCCGCGACGACCGTCGCCGGCCCCGTGGCGTTCGTCGCGCTCGCTGCACCGCAGATCGCGCGCCTTGTGGCCCGCACCCCGCACCTCTCGCTGATGCTGTCGGCGCTGTTCGGAGGAGTCCTCCTGCTCGGTGCCGACCTCATCGCCCAGCACATGCTGCCGACTGCTCTGCCTGTCGGCGTCGTGACCGTGTCGGTCGGCGGCGCCTACCTCGTCCTGATGATCATCCTGGAGATCCGCCGCCGTGCTTGA
- a CDS encoding ABC transporter ATP-binding protein: protein MLENSTSPDPSAASRLRAESITLTYDRTEIVRELSVAVPAGGFTVIIGPNACGKSTLLRGLSRLLPPSSGRVVLDGRSISEYPAKEVARRLGLLPQSATAPDGITVADLVARGRYPHQSLMRQWSDADESAVRHALDATGTADLASRPVDALSGGQRQRVWVAMVLAQETDLLLLDEPTTFLDVAHQVDLMELLAHLNTQGRTLVAVLHDLNHAARYASHIIAMREGRIVAQGPPREVITSERVQQVFGLANVVIDDPVTGGPLVVPLRGSAPAGVRS from the coding sequence GTGCTTGAGAACTCGACCTCGCCCGACCCCAGCGCCGCCTCGCGCCTCAGAGCCGAGAGCATCACGCTCACATACGACCGCACCGAGATCGTCCGCGAACTCTCCGTGGCTGTGCCCGCAGGAGGCTTCACGGTGATCATCGGGCCGAACGCGTGCGGCAAGTCCACGCTGCTGCGCGGGCTGTCACGCCTGCTGCCTCCCTCGAGCGGGCGCGTCGTCCTCGACGGCCGGTCGATCAGCGAGTACCCGGCGAAGGAGGTGGCCCGCCGGCTGGGTCTGCTTCCTCAGAGTGCGACAGCGCCGGACGGCATCACCGTGGCCGACCTGGTCGCCCGCGGGCGCTACCCGCACCAGAGTCTGATGCGCCAATGGTCGGATGCCGATGAGAGTGCTGTGCGGCACGCTCTCGACGCGACAGGAACAGCAGATCTCGCGTCACGCCCCGTCGATGCTCTCTCCGGTGGGCAGCGCCAGCGCGTCTGGGTGGCGATGGTGCTCGCGCAGGAGACGGATCTGCTGCTGCTCGACGAGCCGACCACTTTCCTCGACGTGGCCCACCAGGTGGATCTCATGGAGCTGCTCGCGCATCTCAATACGCAGGGACGCACACTCGTCGCCGTTCTGCACGACCTCAATCACGCCGCACGCTACGCGAGCCACATCATCGCGATGCGCGAGGGCCGCATCGTCGCTCAAGGCCCACCCCGCGAGGTCATCACGAGCGAACGAGTGCAGCAGGTGTTCGGCCTGGCGAACGTCGTGATCGATGATCCCGTCACCGGAGGACCGCTGGTGGTGCCGCTGCGCGGCTCGGCTCCTGCGGGAGTGCGGTCGTGA
- a CDS encoding siderophore-interacting protein encodes MTAERPWAYSAFSVEVRARVMLSPHFVRLTLGGESLRNFADWGMDQRIKVVLPLADGGIADFGLLDEPTPHPSDWYTRWRALPEDERNVLRTYTPAAIRAEDREIDIDFFLHEPAGPASAWAAAASPGDRLVVNGPDARMGWTGYGLHWHPRDAGRFLIIADETAFPAVRGILDSLGPDARAEVILECGHPADDLISPAAPDTARVHRVLRDAPDSTAIERAVYAWGATHGASARKDTAFYAWIAGESGMTTGIRRYLTSDLGIPKERVSFLGYWRRGGPLVG; translated from the coding sequence GTGACCGCCGAGCGCCCATGGGCATACAGCGCTTTCTCGGTGGAGGTTCGCGCACGCGTGATGCTCAGCCCGCATTTCGTCAGGCTGACCCTGGGCGGTGAGAGTCTGCGGAACTTCGCCGACTGGGGCATGGATCAGCGCATCAAGGTCGTCCTGCCGCTGGCCGACGGGGGCATCGCCGACTTCGGACTGCTCGACGAGCCGACACCGCATCCCTCCGACTGGTACACACGGTGGCGCGCCCTCCCAGAAGACGAACGCAACGTGCTGCGCACCTACACCCCCGCCGCGATCAGAGCCGAGGACCGCGAGATCGACATCGACTTCTTCCTCCACGAGCCCGCCGGGCCCGCCTCTGCATGGGCGGCCGCGGCGTCCCCGGGTGACCGCCTCGTCGTCAACGGTCCCGACGCGCGGATGGGGTGGACCGGGTACGGACTGCACTGGCATCCCCGCGATGCGGGGCGGTTCTTGATCATCGCCGACGAGACGGCATTCCCGGCTGTGCGCGGCATCCTCGACTCCCTCGGGCCGGACGCGCGCGCCGAGGTCATCCTCGAATGCGGTCACCCCGCCGATGACCTCATCTCGCCGGCTGCCCCCGACACCGCGCGCGTGCATCGCGTGCTGCGCGACGCCCCGGATTCGACGGCGATCGAACGGGCGGTGTACGCCTGGGGCGCCACCCACGGTGCGTCGGCCCGCAAGGACACCGCCTTCTACGCATGGATCGCGGGTGAGTCCGGCATGACCACCGGTATTCGCCGGTATCTGACCTCCGACCTCGGCATTCCGAAGGAACGGGTCTCCTTCCTCGGCTACTGGCGTCGAGGTGGGCCACTCGTCGGGTGA
- a CDS encoding tyrosine-type recombinase/integrase codes for MKTVRSAHLIDKRTPAITPHDLRHTAASLAVSSGAHVKAVQRMLGHASAAMTLDVYADLFDDDLEAVAQAMSAARATAAS; via the coding sequence GTGAAGACGGTTCGCAGCGCCCACCTGATCGACAAGAGGACCCCGGCAATCACGCCGCACGACCTTCGCCACACTGCCGCGTCACTTGCCGTCTCATCCGGCGCCCACGTGAAGGCCGTACAGCGCATGCTCGGACACGCCTCGGCAGCTATGACACTCGACGTCTACGCGGATCTGTTCGACGACGATCTGGAGGCAGTGGCGCAAGCGATGAGCGCCGCGCGAGCCACGGCCGCCTCATGA